The Budorcas taxicolor isolate Tak-1 chromosome 16, Takin1.1, whole genome shotgun sequence genome includes the window gcatATGCTGAAAATTCTCTACTCACTGTGACTTGAGGAGATATGTATCTTTCTTATTTGGAGTATTAGATCAGATAAAATGATATCTGAAAACATCTGTTATTTCATGTTATCAATATTTGCTTTCCACTAATAGTAATAACTGAGTAGCTTTCCTGTGTTTGTATCCCACTGAATTCTTGATCTCTAAAGTCTTTAAAGGTAGTATTTCCATGGAATCTTCTCACAGGTGTCTGGGAAGCAAATACTCTACCCCTCCTCTGTTTTCTATAACTGGATGAAGTGTTTTTACCATTGTAGGTGCATTTTTCTGCCTGCCTTTTCAGAATAACTCTTGAAGGACTTGACTAAGTTTGGTTAAATCTCATATATAGCTAAGAGCTTTCAAGACACATCATCAGTTTGCTTTAGGATTCAAACTGCTCTGACCTGTGAAACAAAATGTCAGTCAAGCACTGTTCAAAGGGATGAGCTGCCTGTGGCCTTTAGGACCACTTGGTGTGTTGGGAGAGTTGCGTGGTTACAATCGGTTATCAGCATAGTTGTGATTTGCACACAATGTCAAAAGTACCTGTTTGTGTGTGGTGGCAGAAGGCCTGGCTCACGGCAAGTCCCAGATAGCAGCCGCCTTTTGCCTTTCCCGTCCTCAAGTGCACACCAACACCACACCTCTTCCAGGCACACGCcccaggaggtgggtgggggaaaGGTTTGAGAACTTGGTTTGGAGTCCAGCAGACGTGAGTTCCACTTCCCGTTCGGCCCTCTACTAGCTGTGATACCTGGAGCAAGTTCCTCAACCTCTCGGAGTTTCTTATTCCTCATCTTTTAGATGGCAGTCCCACCACACAGGTCTCGGGGGCGGCGAGGGCGGGGGAGCAGCTAACCCAGCCATAGCTCATGCGTAGTGCTCCCTCGACGCGGGGCCACTGATTCCCCCGCTGATGGAGCAGCAAGCGCTGCTGTGGCTGCAACGAACATGGTGATGCTCCCGAGCAGGGCTGGATGAAGGGAGCGGGCAGAGGAGGGGCGGCGAGGGGCCTCAGCATCCCACCTGACCACTCCCTTTCCCCCAGAGCCCTGAGGATGACGACAGGAAGGTCCGGAGGAGGGAGAAAAACCGAGTTGCTGCTCAGAGAAGTCGGAAGAAGCAGACCCAGAAGGCTGACAAACTCCACGAGGTGAGCGGGTGTTTGGGGCTGAGCCACGCGAGGGCCACGGCGGGGAGTGGTCCTCCGCCCCCACGCCCTGGTCATCACCACTTCGGGCCGGGTGCATCTAATCCCGctgcctccctccagcccagcgttcggAGTCTTCCCTCTCCGGAGTCTTCATTGCTCCTTCACTGGCTGTATCTCACagttctcttttaattttaaagcaaGGAAACTTCCTTTTGATCCTGACTCCCTTTCAAGCTAGTGCCCCGTTTCCTTTCTTTCGTTCCTTTATTtacctggttctttttttttttttttttttaattattgaatttATTTGGCAGACAGGATCTATTTtcatagcatatgggatctagttccctgaccaggggtggaacctgggccccctgcatttcGAGCATGGGCCacccgaccaccagggaagtccctccctgcTGCTTAAAAAGAGACCTGCTGTCTCAATGTCCCCAGTTCCCATTTATCTCCCAGGTCACTGTGATATCCTTTCTgctccccaaacacacacacacacagagacatgcaaattTCCTACAGAAACGGCTCCACTGAGTCTGCTAGTGTCCTGACACTGCCCGGTCCAGGGACCTCATTCTAGTCCCCTGATCCTTGACCTTGCTGAGACCTCTGACACCACTAACCCTCAGCTTCTTGGAACATTCTTTCATGGTCTttagcttctttatttttataactttaaaagagtgtttatttgtatttattcctttggctgtgccaggtctcagtCGCAGCGCTCAGGtttttcagtcttcattgcagcatgcaagatcttagagttgcagcatgtggaatctagttccctgaccagggattgaacccgggacccctgcattggaagtgtgcagtcttagccagtggaccaccagggaagtccccccgcAAGGTCTTTAGCTTCCTATTTCTCCTGACCCTCTTAAccacttttttctgtttctttgttcacCTTTCTACTTGTCTGTTTTCTCACATGTTGGTGCTGACCATGCTTTCAGACTCTACCCTTTTGTCCTCTCACCTGGGAGATTTAATCCATTGATCTGTTGGCTCCCAGCATCGCTCACCCTCAGGTAGGCAGTGATCACTGCAACAAGACCTCTGTCCTGGCCCTAACCCCGCATCTCCAGTGTCTGCTTCGAGGCCTCCAAATGGGTCCCCACAGGCTCCTTGGTGGCAGCCTGGCCATAATAGTGGGATTGTTCATCCTGAGACTTCCTCTTCTCAGCTGTCTTCAAATTGTAATATGAAGCTAATGAACCGTCGACCCATCACCCCAATCAGGGACCTGAGGGTGATGCTAGACTCTTTCCTTCCCTGAGATCCCTGTGTATTATCCCGTATAATCTCGCAGCCAGGACGCGGGAACCACTCCATGTCAACAAGTGATGTAGAAGGCATCCCAGGATCTGTCCAAGGAATCGATGGCAGCTCTGTGCTCATCTTCATGCAGGATTGACGTGATCATTAAGGGTTTTGGTTCTGCACTCTCCTGCCAGTCTTTCTGGCCATAGATTGTCTCAGCACGGCCAGTCTGAGGGTGTTGACAGCGTTGGAGCCTGTGGGCTTTTATGAGCGGGAAATGACTATCTCTAAAAACCCCTTCACAGTGAGCAGAGAACATATTTAGAATGCACAGCCTCCAGGGAGAGGAGACCCATTGATGTAAATTCACGGAGGGCCATACATTATAAATGCTAGATTCTTTCTTGAAAGTAGGAAGTCTGCATTGTAGAAAGAGATTAGAACCTTCAGACCAGGGTCAGGGAAAGCCTGTCTCAGACTGGATTGTTCTTTAAAATTCCTCAGAAGAATTGGGATGTCCTTTgcctcttttcttccctcccctTGCTCCTGAAGCAAGCCTGGTTCTAGCTTCCTGTTACCAAAGAACCCCCAGAGGGGATTTGTTGCTCAGTCAATGCACAGCCCTATGTTCAGAGCACATGCGCCAGCCTGACAGCTGGGCCCTTCCTCTTGAAGAGCTTCTAGTTGGAGATGAGTATATTAATATCAAAACACACCAGAGGATACTCGGTTTTAAGACCTCTGTGATTATGTGTGCAGAGGTGACTAAATGACTTGGATAAGATCTTTCGTGGAACCAGGTCAAGTagattcattcaacagatatatattttttaatttttatttttatctatttatttggatacaccagatcttagttgccgCACTTGGAatcttcgatcttcattgcagcatgccgACTCTTAGTTGCCAtgctggatctagttccctgaccaaggagggaacccgggccccctgtattgagagcacggagccttagccactggacccccagggaaatccctcaacaaggtttttttttttttttttttaacaagtattAATTAAGAACCACTGCCAGCAAGGCACTACCACTGGGTCACAAGGAGAGGAATCAGATCTCATTCCTGTCCTGGGGAGGGATAAGAgtcaaagtgaaactgaagtgaaagttgctcagttgtgtccgactcttggcaaccccgtggactatacagtccatggaattctccaggccagaaaaggggagtgggtagcctttcccttctctaggggatcttcccaacccagggatcaaacccaggtctcctgcattgcaggtggattctttaccagcagagttAGAGGATTGTTATTAATTGTATTGATAAGTTCAGAAAGCCTGGAGCTTATTCTGTGTACCGTGGAAGGTAACATGAATACTTTACTACAGCTTCAAAAAAAGAGATGGGTCTCTCTCAATTTCTGTCACTGTGGGATTTGATAACCAAACGAACTTGATGTCTGGGAAACTTAACGGTGGTTCGTCACATTTTCTCCTGCCTAATCCCTCCTAGAACAGTGGGTGGAGGACCCTTCATACGTTCTTAGCTTGTTCTGCTGTCCATAGACATAACCATGCCAGCTGCCCTTTGCAGAAATGGGGCTGATTGCTCTGAAACCCAGGGCCTCCACAGAAGACCACGGCCTCCCCTCTTTTTCTGGGGAGCTGCCTGGATGGATCAGGATCACACACATGGCCAATTTTTTTGGGAAACACAATGTCGAGGAGGCCAGGACAGTGGTTCCATCCATGCCACACGGAGCCCTTTACTGTCACTAGCTACGTTCAAGTGTCATTGGTGGCAGCAGCCACCTTGGTGACTAGTTTTCAAACTTTGAAGAACATCTGCACCTTGAGAGTGAGATGTCTGGTTCAGACGTGTGGTGATGAATAATTTGTGTTCCAGTGGGTTGTGGGCAGGGGACCCTGCACACTGCTGTGGGTCACAGCTGAAAGCCCCGCAGGCTCCCTGGGGCTCCCAGGCCACGTCTAGGTTGGGAGAAGTAAGAGGTGATTGGAAACCTCCTCCTCAGACTCAGAATGCAGCCAGCGCATTGGGAGACATCGAGGGGCCAAGAAACCCACGGCCTGACATCCACAGCTGCCCTGCGATTCCCTGAGGAAGTCCCTCAAGGGTAAAGTAAAGCGgggttttttttggctatgccaaaaAAACCTGCGACCTGTTAGATTTTAAATTCCTGGTCCAGGACTCGAACCCACActgctctgcagtggaagcatagagtcttagccagtatactgccagggaagtccccttgaaTAAAGCCTCTATCCCATGAATTTCTCTATCccatctggtgggctgccattgctaAATATCTCCAGGTAGCACGAgctctttgtttgcttttcctgagCACTGTGAAGGGGAATATTTAGAGCAAGATGTGTTTAAAAATTCCCAccgtcctctcctgcctcctcaatTCTTGAGCCTCTCTTCCCTCCAACATCCAGAAAGGTCTCCTCTAGTCCGAGCTGTTACAGGCCTCTCAGgcgccctcctccttccccagctctCCAGCCCCAAAGATGGGGGAGCTATCCTATCAGGGCAGGACCACCCCCAACCCATGCCCCACCGAGGGCAGGTTGGGAGGGGCACCTGGGCAGGCAGAGCCAGGGAGAGGCCAGGCTCACTCTTGAGGGTTATCTGAGTTCCCCGCGGGCGGGTGTTTCTGGAAGCCACACTGTGGTGACGAGAAGCGGTTCCTAGCATATATCTGTGTGCCTCACTGTTCACTGTGGCTTTTCAAGTCACCCAGTCAAAGCACTTAACCCTTCTCTTGGGGATTTTGAGCCCGTATTCATCTCTGAACACTAGGCACACGACCTGGGTCCACATTTACAGATGGGAACCCAAGAAGACGGTCCGGGTCTCTAAGGCCAGTTGTGAGTGTGTCAGAAGTGGGTCGCACTGGTTCCAGCCAGGCACCCGGAGATGTAAGACTGAGAAAGGATTTTGAGCCAGAAAAGGAAGGCAGCAGTGCCACCCTCGGGAGCCCTGAATGTCACAAGCTGACAACTGTCTTGGGCAATATGATTGTGGTGTGTGCTGCCCTGGTGTTTTCAGATATTGCATATTCTAAGAGAATGCTTCATGTCAGTCCTCAGCGGGTTTAGAAAGTGATGATGACACTAATTTGTACTGCCCTGGGCTGGTGACACAATTTTTCTGCTGGGAAGCGTATGAGCTTAAGGCTTGGGAAGAGACTTATTGTAAAATCCTGAGTTCAAGTAGTCCTTTCCTGCTGGTAACCACCATGGGGGAAATTTGGGCCCAGGCCCTGCCAAGCAAAAGCAGAATTGCTATCATTGCGTGAGAGCTGCGGCTGATGTTGGGGTCAGGGATCAGGTCCCAAGTGTGTATGACCTCGGAAGAGTCGCTGTACCTCCGAGCCTCGGTTGCCTTGCTTGTGAAAGGGGGTCTGTGTCCTCCTGAtggcctttcccttcccctcatTCCCTTCCCGCCTTAGTTATCATCTCTGGCCCCTGGTTCCCACATACCAGTCTTTGCATCAAAGGCATCTTAGAATCCAAATCTCTCCCCACCCAGACAGCACCGCAGTCCTCAATCAGCCTCTCTTAGGTGCTCAGACCAGGGTTTCTCAAGCATAGTACTATTGATATTTGGGGTCAGCTATCTCCTCACTGGGGGGGATGTCCTGTGTACCCTAGGACATTGAGCAGCATCTGTGTTCAACCCTCTACCCCCTGGAGGCAGTGGTGCCCTTTGCAGCTGTCACCACCCAGGCTGTCTCCAGCCGCTCCCAATGTCCCCTGGGGACTGCCAAGATTGCCCCAGTTGGGCATCACTGCCTGAGACAGTTTAATTTCCGAGGCAGAACTTGGATTTGCAGTGATTTCGCCACCTCCCATTCTCGTCTCTGCTCTGTGGCTGTGTCCTGCAAATACCCAGAGAAGGCAGCCTGGTGACCTCAAACCCTCCCAGGGCAGGAGACTCGAGAGTCAGCAAGATCAGAGCTAGACTGATCATCTCTTTGGAAATAACAAAGGGTCTAACGGTTTTGGCTTGTCTTACACACATATTAAGTCCAGGTAATTTTCCCCAAGCTGAAGAGGGTCTTCCTCATTCCTCTCTGTACCCACTCAGTGTTctcacctcctcttcctcctcttcccactccccttttttatttttgtgaagcTGGTCTTGCGTGAAGAAGATTTTGActtcttctctttttattcccTCAGCTCGATGAAAAGCCCCCTCTGCAGATTTATGAATAAAACTTAAATCCCAGAAGAGAAAGTCCCTAGGGAGAAGGCAGCCAGGGGACCTGCTGGGCACCCGCTCTGTGGCCTTTTTGAGCGGAGGTTTAGGGCAAGCAGAGAACTTAGGCAACGTGGCCCCCGTGGCTTCCAGAGGGAAAGCTCACAAGCATCTTGCCACACAGTTCAGTAACTACACAAAGGCATTTGGAATATTCTGCCACAGGAAGGAGTCTTTTCTTTGGAATCCAGTTAAAATCTTAGCTCACTGTGCTGtccttagttgttcagtcgtgtctgactctttgcgaccccatggactgtagcccaccaagcttctctgtccatgaggactctccaggcaagaatactggagcgggttgccatgccctcctctaggggatcttccccaccgaaggatcgaacccaggtctcctgcattgcaggtggattctttaccatctgagccaccagggatgggaCCAATCAAACATGTTCTCCATTTTACTTGGAGTGAAGAGCATTTCCAGTTGCaggatggagtgtgtgtgtgtgtgtgtgtgcgcgtgcgtgcgtgcgcacGCATGCTTGCACATGCATGcttgcacacatgcatgtgcaagCTACCCAGAGCTATAGTTTCTCTGAGCCCTCTGCTGTGGGCAGGCTCCCCGTGGTGCCTAGgcccccatgccctcctcctatCCAGACCCTTCCAGCCCACGGAGGGCCTCTTGCTGCATCAGGAGACTGACTTCTGACTCTAGGACTAGAGCTGGTCAAAGGCCAGACGAGagtctggggaggtgggggtggtagGTCTGGGGGAGAGCTGCAGGCAGATGTGGCTCCCCCTGGGGGAGCCAAAGTGACCCATAGACAGCCTGCGGGCACGTGGGTGAGGCCTGCTGCCGTGGAGAGTATTCCAGGCCACCCTGAGAGCCTGTCTTGGAAAGACAGGGGGCAGAGGGATAGCTTCAATGGCCTGTGCATGGAACCCCTCTGGGGCCCTTGTTCTGAGTGGGAGGAAGGTGACtagaaggaggaggcagggaggaaagaaggTAAGAGGAGACCGAGGGCGAGAGTTGAGGAGTCAGTGATGTTGAGGAGTCGTAGATGTTGGCACTGGGGCCGGTCAGAAGGGTTATAGGAGAAGGTAGCGGAGGCCCTTGGTTGCTATACATTTCTAATCTTTGgggagagactttatttattaaaagtaaGATTGAACTATGATACAAGACTGAAGAGAACAAATAATGAGAGATGTGGTTTCATTAGGTGCTGTaatcagggaagccttcctggaggtGGTGGACTTGAGCTGGGCCCACATTCGAAAAAAGGAAGATAGCTCAGTTGAGGAGAATAGCTTTAGCAAAGAGGGAGAGCTGAGAATTTGCATGTGCCTTCATGCTTGTAAGAAGATCAGACTTTTTCCGTAATATTTCTTTAACATTACTGGTAAGATAATAAGGTTGGGTCCCCAGCTCAGAAAATGCATGGTACGACAAAGCCTAATCATATGAATCAACCTAGAAATGGTTGAAAACAGCTTTTCAACAAGATGCAAATGAGACTGTCAGCCTTAAGAAGGTCAGGCTCTGCAAGTGGCCGAGTATTGTAGGACTTACTAACGAGTTGGATGAAGAAAAAGACTTGCTTCATCAAACGAGGGGAAAACTTAGAGCTGTGTGGTATCACCAGTTTAGGAGCTGGCATAATCAATATTCAAAACGATTTTGCTGAGCTGGAAGGTGCCCAAGAAACAGGGTGAAATTCAGTAGAAGTGGATGTAGAGCCCACCCTTaagccaaaatattaaaaactggtTGTTCAAGCAAGGACGGGGATGCAGCAGGTGCCGGCAAATCCTGCACTTCTCTGCAAGCTCAGGGAGAATCTCTCGAGCCAGCTGGCTTTGAATGTgggtcccacccagagcagactACCTCTAGACAGCTGCCCTCTGCATAGCCGGGCCCTTCCCAGACTCACGCGCTGTGTTAGGGGAAGTTTGCTCAGAGCCCCTGGCAAATGGAACGTACATCGGGAATGGCCTCCAggagggcagaggaagcagaagtCCTAAAACCCAAGGAGCCCAGAGGACCTGAGGCAGTTGGGCTCGTAGAACACCTAAGGGGAAGTGGTATGGGGCCATCTCCTCACATTTCAAGAACTGTGATGTTGAGAAAGTATCGTACGTATTCTGTGTGGTTCCATAGGTGGAACCAAGCCCAGTAGGTGGGTGTGAAGGGGAGAAGGATTTTAGATCAGTACAAAGTGGAGCTTTCTAATAGAGCGGCTCGGAAACGTTGGCAGGAAGTGTCCTTGGAAGGAGAGAGTCGGATGTTGGAGATGGGATTACAAGGGGAAGGTTTCTACACTGGGTGGGTTGGGCCAAGGGCTCTCTGATTccaccctcctcccccgcccccaaccagCCCCCAGTGTAAGCTCTCATATAGTGGAAACTTATTAGGTGAGTGTTGAAACAAAGCCAAAGCAAGAGGTATTTTGCACTCATTTACTCAGCATTCAACAAACATGCTTTCTGTTCCAGACACTTTTCCTGGTGCTGGGGCTTAACGAGTGAACCCAGCAGAGACCTTCAGAAGCAGATCAGCAGCTAGTGGGCAGGGGTGGCTGACTGCAGAGGGAGATTGAAGGATGAAACAGACGGAACAGGCTccgtcttgaaagcaggactccatcttgggccagactgtggactttgagctagaTGCCCAggatctatggaaatgacataccaactggaaaaccaggcccccagaaggaagagccccagggcttgtacctagactctccattgTCTGAAACAATACCTTAATTATCtatgtaactgaatagaatcatacactctattatgcttattggggtatgaccacaggcctattgataattgtccactgttaacttcctagggtcgcaaagagtcggacatgactgagcgactgaactgaacttcctagggttaaggcatatgaatcacgggttaactctatctttcttttcctttgttcagactagtttctgggaatttggggaggtggattTGGCCACgaacacttagggtatataaggttttcccAAAAACtagtcggggtccttggctaagaggagactctgctttGGGTGCACCAGTGTAATAAACTCCcttctgcattgtccttctgagtgagtttgtttcccggaacgcatGGCTACAGCAAAATCAGGGAACTTTCAGATGGATGGAGACGTTCTGCGTCTGGATCAAACCAGTTGTTTATGCTTGTCAAAACTCATTAAACTAAACATGTAAAATcggtgcattttattttatatgaattatacctcagtaagGGCTTCCCCGCTGGCTCAGCAGGGAAAGAGTTcacctcagtgcaggagacacaggagacggcggtttgatccctggttctggaagatgccctggggagggcatggccccctactccagtattctagtctggagagtcccatggagagaggagcctggtgggctacagtccatggggttgcaaagagttggacacggctgagcgagtaagcacacgcacacacgcgcgtgtgcgcgcgcacacacacacacacacctcaataaagatgattcaaaaaaacaaagcccTCATAGAACTAGCGCTCATAGAACCTTTCAGCCTGGTGGGAGGGGAGAGACATGGAGCAGATGAACAGACACATCCGAGGGCTGGAGGCAGGCGCCGTTAAGGAGAAGCTGCCAGGGAAGGAGGTGAGAGCTCCGTGGCCCACGGTGACATCTGCGGGAGGATGGAGGAAGGGCACGGGTTTCAGGGCCAATTTTGCGCCTTTCCTGTCTTCTCAGGAGTATGAGTGCTTGGAGCAAGAAAACACAGTGCTTCGGAGAGAGATCGGCAAGCTGACGGAGGAGCTGAAGCACCTGAGCGAGGCGCTGAAGGAGCACGAGAAGGTGTGCCCACTGCTGCTGTGCCCCCTGAACTTTGTGCCCTTGCCACGGCCGGACCCTGTGGCCGGCTGCCTGCCCCGGTGAAGCCCAGAGACGGCCCTCCTCGGCTCAGCGAGGAGCCCGACGAGTTGGTATCTTTCACCCC containing:
- the BATF3 gene encoding basic leucine zipper transcriptional factor ATF-like 3, coding for MSQGLPAAGSVLHRSVSAPGNQARPQSPEDDDRKVRRREKNRVAAQRSRKKQTQKADKLHEEYECLEQENTVLRREIGKLTEELKHLSEALKEHEKVCPLLLCPLNFVPLPRPDPVAGCLPR